Below is a genomic region from Choristoneura fumiferana chromosome 30, NRCan_CFum_1, whole genome shotgun sequence.
TGACATTTCCATGGGACACGGAGctatcaatttttttatatttcatggGAGCGATAACGCGTGTAAACACAGGTCATAAATTATAAAGCGGCAATTgcactgagtcgttcgccgcatgctgcatgcagcaaccgcaaaagtgtaaattACACGGTAGTCTGCcccattcggcgagcgacaactgccaccgccttaatatggccgccgcagtagatgGACTgactaatgtaaagacgacgGTCGTTCGctgaagtagtttgaaacaaattctgcgaccgcattaggtgaacgacgcagtgtaatgagggctatcgcgaatgaattcgccgttagaggcgctagtgtagcgtgaggtctccgaaatgtcaaatctcatagtttttgggtgagctacgcgggtttatttataataaggtttttttgtgaatattttgcataacctgaaattaattatggcaattatgcgttacggggcaataaatgtctgtgttttgagacagttttgtctttcggaaacttttgtcctccctttttttccgaacaaaacgggactaagcaacactgtgatTGCTGGATAttattatggtacggttttaaggtgttttaaatatgatttcaatCTAAACTtcgttttaacgcccgtaataacagactctgaaagccacacttaaaaacctcacgcaacagtgcgccatctagtgagacaaaaaacgatagccctcattgccgctTAAAGCATAATCACGTTTCTGCAGTTCTTGATGTGGTCCTGCAAGCCACTGTTTCCCTTGCACTGCAGCCCGCACGAGTCGCACTCCAGCAACGGCAGATTTTTATGCATCCGCCTGGAACAAcaacatcatcgtcatcatctcgaaatacaaactgaaatatagaagaaaaaccagaaagataagaccagcgctgggaatcgaacccaggtcctcggcattccgtgccacgtgctatacctcaacaccaccactggacagtgatacagacacgaatttctcctatgcaccacatatctcagcttgtttgttttcttatttagtcagacactagcgacatctatgctgtagccctcatcgagaaactttcagcactccattggaactaaccgttattaagcaatcaaatgaagattgttttttggaatctttttgtatttttatttcaattccaaattttttgctattttttgcTGTAATGAAATATGGCACACAggtataccctggattaacatataagctacttttatcccgaaataatgtatggttcccgtgggatcaaaaagttttaaactacatactaattctgcgcgagcgaagccgcgggcaaaagcaatcaaaaaatattgaatatttaagtacaatacaatacaatacaatacaaagactctttattgtacaccaggcatagtaagcgatacagacaacaaattattaaaattacaagtgagcaataggcggccttatcgcttaagagcgatctcttccaagcaACCTTGTTAAGTACTAAGTACCTTTACatttttaagtagttttttttaagtactttcTTGTATGGAGTAACAGAGCCCTAAATACATAGTaggtataccttccgccgcctaactttgccaaaaagttcattgccccgactagtaccacaaaaactataaaggtacaattccaataattgaataggcactataccgttaagcgattcgaccACAATCCGGGAGTATCTCATGGGTCaaaacttttaggcagatttttATGGCGCGTGGtaaggccgtggtggcctagtggtttaggTAAGCCGTGGTGACCCCGGgtggcacctctgagtttttcgaaattcatgtgcggaattacatttaatatataccacgagctttgcggtgaaggaaaaacatcgtgaggaaacctgcacaaacctgcgaagcaatttaatggtgcgtgtgaagttcccaatccgcactgggcccgcgtgggaactatggcccaagccctcttgttctaagaggaggcctgtgcccagcagtgggacgtatataggctgggatggatatgGAGCGTGGTGTAGTAAAGAGTCGAGGTGGACTTACATCATGTGTTTCTTGACGAAGCTGCGCAGCAGGATGCCGCACTCCGGACACTTCCGCGCCAGGTGGCACATCCGGTGCCGCATCAGCTTGTACGGGTCCCTGCCCACACATCATCGGCATCAGACACATTGTTAACAAGAGGGAATATTacgcgcagggggcgacactagcacaaaccgtaaacaaaacGCCATGACAACGACAGTTCTCTATACACAGTCACGAGCATTCAAATTTGGGAcgcacttaagatcgaatatatgtcattttgtatgacaattcaaagggtttttttttacgaaatgggtcccaaattaacgctcgtgtcCGTACACGGTGTAACATGAGGAAACTGAATAATTGTATCAACGTATTCCTGAGGTCGTAAGAAGcaaaaaattttatattatgaaCCTAGGTCGGACTATGcgtttttaatactttttaacattttgtatgggtACGCTTTACTTAATGTCGACCGTACccgtacaaaattaaatttaaaatggatgagaaaaaaatacacccccactttacgtctatgggaggtaccctaaaaaatgttttttttaattttttattgtaccattttgtcggcatagtttacatatatatccgttcaaaattacagctttctagcattgatagacatagtccctgagcaaagccgctgacgggcagacagacagacatggcgaaaactataagggttccgtttttaccattttggctcatGAATAGACTGTTCAATTTATTCGATTTCCTCATGTTACACCGTGaagtttgtcgccatgacggatcacgacataacatatattttttagtaacaaaataacatgatatttacatcgatagaaCGCCATTGagtggaataataataatacatcgaTATAAATTATAGAgctaaatttccaaaaatgtgGCATCCTATGGACATTTAAAAGACATTTTGAAAAacattcaaaaaactgtttacgatTTGTgctgctgcattctgacggtcTTGCGATTAGtttaggctgcggctccaccgaagcggagacgagcggagcggagacacgTGTAGGGATCGAGCAATCATATTAATTGAgtccacatctcgtctccgcctcattatcatcatgcCCCAGCCAGACTCTCGCGAGGCGCCTCCTGGAGGCTCTCGGCACGAGTCTTGGCGAGTGGAGGCTCCAGTGGAGGATCCACACTCTCGATTTATTCTGTTGCCTGCTACGTCTATTACAAGATGGAGACTGAAGTGACTGCGTTAGCTACTTTATGTGCCTACCAATATTATAATGTCTTGCGTTTATATCACCTAAGTAAAAAAAGGAAGCCAAAACGGGGAAGATGGTGGATGACGTCAATACACCACCAGCAGTTAATAACAAAGTGAGCGAGCGCGAGAGTGTGGTTGATTCCCTCGGCTCACCCCCTCGCGTCCTTAGACTCGCGCCCGGAAAACCGACACAAATCGGAGGGACAGCGAGGCGAGGCGAGGGAAGACGAGGCGACACGAGCGCACCGTCCTCACTCTCGTACTCGCGTCCCCTCGTGTAGCCTCGTGGAGAGTCTGGATGGGGcatcagacgtgtagggattggtcgatccctgGACCGACTCACTGGAACTCGCGGTCGCACTGGTCGCAGAGCAAGGAGGCGACGGGCACGCCGTGGCTCGCCGCGCAGTGGCGCCGCATGCCGTTCGTGCTGTCCCACTCGAACTCGCAGTAATTGCACTTCAGCAGCCTGAAACAATAgttcattgtgtcttaagggcggtaaataaggaattacgaacgagagtctattaggcATTAATgaaatgagtcgatgttcgtaattctagtaccgcccgtgcgacatataatgtttttcatcacatttgcgagtaaaattgtatatttgtaataaaaatactaatgtttttttcaaaaattgccggtaccgctgactgcgctcttggcagcaccAGCTCGGAGTGAAACGTGCTCGGAAGAATGTGCAATGCCGGCTTTGGGCTGCGTCTCCACCAGAgatttgcgaggaatgtgtttatcatgatcataaatatttatataatataaaacaaagtcgtgttagttacaccatttatataTGACTtaagaacggctggaccaattttcatgatgtttgtgttttttaatttgtcttcgtcaggaataggataataagtaataaaaacattggcaaattttcgaaaaaataaaataaaacaaaaaacattttcccatacaaaacgTTCATGGTTTTTCCTTCCGGcggtctgtcaagaccctttatcacGGGAACGGTTGGagatatcgagttgaaattaaaaccatatacaTAAATCTATtgtcccttgaagctgtgaaaaaatcaaatttctaagttaacttaaaaccgtaaccaaactcctccgaaacggctagaccggtttttttttgtgtattcaGTAGGCCaaagaataggacgtaaactatttttcatatttcgtacgcggacggagtcgcgggcaacagcaacagtagataaatataaacttaaatactcaagactcaagtacaaacattcgtattcatcatacaaatatttgcccgtcacgcacccttcgtagtcagggtcactaacaacttagccATCCGGTTGTCTTataatttttcacacctctccttcagaaaagtaacttttcctccctgacgagagggagcaaagtgcaacttttctgttcaagcttttgtaagtgttttattgcaaatgccatttttttgaaattgataatcgtaaagctatgccattttctatgctggttgttctttaataatatctagaattatttttttcaagtttcttgatgctcggtgtgaaaagttgtatgcaaaattatttttatcttgggcgttaacacttgaatccctcattacgctcaggattctattgcagtttcaatgtacgccctcgccgtaaatacaccattttgctcccttgtgacacaaataactatttatttattcccttACTTGTAATGTTTTTCCTTGTGAGCCTCCAAAGCTTCATCGTCGTGGAACCGGAGCTGGCAAATCAGGCAGGTTTTCTCGCCATAATCCTGTAGATAACATCACACTGTTAaccacaggcgtcctctcacaATACGAGGACGTGAGTTCGCTTCAAATATTaaagtagtttatgcaactgttacgtaaaTAATAAAGgcccttaaaacacgagtgtggttttacgAAACGAAGCGCAGTCGAGTTTCATAAAAAGATcacatacattattttatttacacacatcACTAAATATAAATACTCTAACATAAGTTCAGATACCGATGGGTGAAAAATGACCTGCAGACCGATCAGTACAGATCGATTCACAAgtgctggcacgaatggattgaacaaaagcaatgtcacttagacatttttgttggAAAAAGACAGATGCGTACCATTTTCATATTATGTGTGAAGTGTATTTAAATAGGTGACACACAGATcctttcatttatttacattcaatccattcgtgtcAGCTGTTGTGAATCGAtctgtaggtatgtaaacgagttgtgaaagatttttttaaatatctttcaGATATAAGAAGAACCTGTGTTATAGTTTAACCCATAttaaggctactgattactaatgcatgtggaaaaacattgaaactcgaaaaaaaaattacatggaGATAAAGTTTTCTTGCGACTCAACttccaaacattttttttaatatttttccactcgtatcgtattagtaattagtagtcttaggggctgtttcaccatccattgattagtgttaactgacggttaaatgtgatgccgtctttttatttgttttgttcaaatagacggagacggcatcacagcaGCCCCTTAGACTGTGTTTCCACAGAGATGTGCGGGGATGTGtttcgaggaatgtgttttttattaaccaatagaaacgcttcatttacctcgcctcgcacagcacatctctagtggaaacagctgagcggagcgaggcgaggtaaatgaagcgttcctattggttcatgaaaaacacattcgtcACAACACATCTTCCCACATCtctggccctttactacgaattgcaaaatacgaacttcgtgtcttgccgtcccgctgactcttacactatttaatacgagagtgagagcgacggtacgataagaacttcgattatcgaatttcgtagtagccgccctGGTTGAAACGTAGCCTTAATGTGGTTAAATTATCGTACAGGGTTTTTTAACCCTTTCACCGCCACGgtcggcaaaacgcgacagctgaaaatcgtgccaaAGGCGCTATGTTGGCATTACGATTTTTTTGGCGATTTTCCGATTTTTTTGtcggtttttcgatttttttgtcgtctgtggccgaccgtggcgttcaaaaggttaatAACACCATGTATATGCGGAAAATGATGATATTACCTGAGTATGACCTTTCATATGCGCAGTATAGGTTCTCTGGGTGTCAAAAGGCTCTACGCAATTCTCACATCGCGTCAGCGGCGAACAACCAGTGAAGAACTCCATATTGGCCTTCCTCACTTTCCAAATAAGCATCTCTTCCTGCGACATCACCTCCACTGTAAAAGGGTTCTCGACCTCTATGGTGCTTTCTTGGGCCCTCTTGCAAGTTCTTAATTTTAATGCACTGCGACTTTTGTCTTGAACTTTAGGCTTAGGCTGAAGCGGAGGCAATcctgaaaaatgtttttgttaaaaaaatacttttaacacAAGCCTTTTTAGCGGacgatatttttttaggtaaCCATTATCAAAGTTTTTCCTACTTTTCGCGGGCTAGTATCAGATGGCCCTATACGCAGCTGGTCTACAGGATCAACTCGTCCTAAAATCATTAGGACGAAATTGCAACTTGGCAAAACAAAAAGTAACTCGTCTTTGAAGCATCTGATACTAACCCCTTATCGCTTGTGACGGATTAAGGGCATAAGGTTGCGAATCCAGTAGAAATGTGCGAGGTTGCATTGcgaggaatgagggctatcgttttttgtcttactagatggcgccactgttgcgtgaggtttttaagtgtggctttcaaagtccgttgttacgggcgtgaaaacaaagttaagactaaaatcatatttaatacatcttaaaaccgtaccataaatatatcgagcaaccacagtcttgcttagtcccgttttgttcggaaaaaaagggtggacaaaagttttcgaaagacaaaactgtctcaaaatacagacattcattgccccttatcgcataattgccataattaatttcaggtatgcaaaatattcacaaaattattctaattataaataaacccgcgtagctcacccaaaaactatgacattagacatttcggagacctcacgctacactagcgcctctagcggcgaattcatacgcgatagccctcatttaccTGTCATGAACCAATGGTAACGCTTCATTTTCctgtcttaattttttaataactaaaatgaAAGTTTTACTTTCCGCTTGTGACGGGTTAAGGCgtaaggtatataatatacagtgtgtaacattcatatagatcagtatgggaaagtctgaaactataaaacatacgaagatctgttcttaggaaccatgtcatctattttaataagaaaaaaaactgcattcatacttttacaaaaaaaacgttcactcagttcgggaatcgaacccggtcgttttgaaaaataaaacatacatatttcTATTTCGATATCGGTTGTGAAGgtcataaacaataaatgttactgaaaatacaaactgaaatatagatgcacagaaaaaacagaaaaataagaccatcactgggaatcgaacccaggtcctcggtaatccgtaccgcgtgctataccgctacaccactgatgacCCAATCttaataaatgttactatgaaacacgatatctagaattaataaaatgcattgtatttcatattctttaataatgtaagttttattttcaaaacatcaAGGTTCGATtgcagtttttcttcttattaaaatcaatgaatTGGTTCCTAAGAACGGATCTTCGTGtgtattatagtttcagactttcccatactgaccaatATGTATGTAACCCTGTAACGTAAGATGATATACAAAAAGATAGAGGTTTGTTTTATTAACTTCATTACTAACCCTCTGTCTTGTTCGTGCTTATCTTGGATATTTCATTTGTTACcaaatttttaataacaaaaaaattacctgaaaataaatacgtaaataatttGAATCAACTTTTAACATCCGCCCTCCCCCGTGAACCCTCGCGATTACTGAGGCAGGCACCGTTCTGCCCGTCCCAAAAAAAAGCTTCTGGGTGAGTTTCATTCATTGAATAGCCCAAGggcctttaaaaaaaagtgtaccctttctttttggaaaaaatatcgttttcacttgtcatgcccgtaaagttcgtgtttatgctggatctaggcgacataaaatgattttttatgctctagtgcataaaataaaatcttcgtctaagaccaaagcaattaggtgtaaacagcctcaaacaaagaagtttctacatactttttttaataatttttaatttgtatacaactaaaaatcaatcaaatcaatcaaaatagaccaataaaactaaacaaatataattataatcgtAATGCGTGAACAAGAAAAGGTACCTAGTATGTGAagaattgtttccactgttgccatttaatttcctcgccatcgaagtgaaaagcagaatgttaaactcgagcattaaacccattttcccctcgacatgtctatccaccctcaccgtaccggctcgggtggctatttgAACGTGCGTCTCGGGTGCGTTTTATGCTCTTTGTACAATCTGCTATTTTCCTACTcaaaatcaagagcacaatcgattccgatagttaaaaaaaaatacccaaacaaaaatgacagttttgtgacaaaatttcacaaaactgactcaagtttgtatgaaaaaaatatattaaacattttgaaagaaaaagtattttttttaaaacaccttcAAACTAGGTACTCGTTTACCTTATAGAATTGATATCGCAttcattacttttttatataatcaGAGGCCGTACGCTCTttctaacgctcgcgatcgcaatggTATAAGATGGAGCACACTTGCCCAGTAAATccccattcaccctagattagAGGAcagccagattgtagcgatcagggaacacagacgcAGGCCGGGCATTCCGCTCCTCAGCTGTCCGGGTAATAAGGACGAGAGAAAGCGATTTGTGCGAATTTTAGGGATAAAATATAAGGGTAAATGCCCCGCCTACTTATTACTTAGCTCTAGGAAGGGGTTACCCTTTCTGAGTTTCCACTACTTCTATTCTACTTATTAGGGTTAGGGTCTCCATACCCAAACTGCACAGTGCCGACAGCTTCAGGCCGCTTGTAGAAGTCTGTTGTTTTACCGAACAATGgcccgtttttttgccggacttgcggtgttgtaagGCTAAGACGCCGGcgggtgcatgtacacacattaatTGTAAGccacaacaccgcaagtccggcaaaaaaaaaacggtgaaaacaacggacgtctagaAGCGGCCTCAAGAGGTCGCTGTTGAACGATCTGCAGTTTCAATACATAATAGACATTCGATATACACGAACCCCTCAAGCTATTCGTTTGCAGTCGCAGTGCAGCCAAAAATGCAGTCGGCGTGCAGAAGTCTCGCCggggttctctgccttttccgaactcacgattttctatgaaacctattttcggaactttcataaaacaaacctatccaaacctactgtgttctataaaagcagAAGAAAAATCACTGAGACAAATTTtcggtttcggagaaaattgaaaGTTGGGGAATAAAACagttggcaaacaataattctgcgaaaacgCAGATACCGTCACGCCATGGTGCCGGCAGGAAAAAGCTGCTCAACCTGCCTTATACGGATAAATCGAAATTGTTTGCTCCAACTGCTCTTCTCTTCTCCTCTCGGCACCATGCTATTCACTGGCTCCGTTAGGTACTGACTGTATAGGAGCAGTCCTGTTACAGTCGAACACAACCGTTGCACCCTAAGATGTCACAGTGATAGGCGCTTTCCATTACAAGCGACATTGGTTCAGCTCCACAGAAACACGAAGCTCGtgtcttgcggtccctctgatacttctattaaatacgagagcaagagggacgcggacggtacgacacgaaattcgagtttcgtagtagccctgctgttccctcgggaaatgtgcatttttccgagataaaaagtagcctatgtcactctctggtccataaactatctctatgccaaaaatcgcgtttatccgtcgctccgtttcgacgtgaaagacggtcaAAAATagaaacacactttcgcatttataatattattatggattaTGGCACTCAAAAATTATGGCATGTGATATTAGGGCAAATGAGTTgcttaacttcaaactcaaATAAGTCcaattctaagaattttacgattttggtatcaaaataaaaagcaaataaaacagATACTCTCCTCAGAAGGTAGAGTGGACTTATccgagtttgaagttaagcgactCAAAACCAttttggcaaatgaaattagTACAAATGAAATAATGGGAAACTAAGGGATACCCATGTTTGGATgactataaaaacaaaaagtactcACTCCTTTCATCGTAATTTAAATTAACCATAGCAATATTACTAAAGGTTTTATCCCTATTTTTATCATGGGTAATTTTACTGCTACCCTGTATAGGCTTCACAATGACATTAGATACTGTCTGATAGTTGTGATCTACAGCAATTCGAACAggca
It encodes:
- the LOC141444880 gene encoding zinc finger protein 711-like isoform X1 gives rise to the protein MVIKLAAFRTRVSKAQSAIADLLNGRPCQISSLSRFAIVTVTENPEDEAFEDVQALDPLYYQLVKDTVQIEYDGSGVEETKVDDDLMGEEEAMGDEEALDDEILADEAEDVETVVEEIICDDKNDVKNEMPVRIAVDHNYQTVSNVIVKPIQGSSKITHDKNRDKTFSNIAMVNLNYDERSNFFVIKNLVTNEISKISTNKTEGLPPLQPKPKVQDKSRSALKLRTCKRAQESTIEVENPFTVEVMSQEEMLIWKVRKANMEFFTGCSPLTRCENCVEPFDTQRTYTAHMKGHTQDYGEKTCLICQLRFHDDEALEAHKEKHYKLLKCNYCEFEWDSTNGMRRHCAASHGVPVASLLCDQCDREFQDPYKLMRHRMCHLARKCPECGILLRSFVKKHMMRMHKNLPLLECDSCGLQCKGNSGLQDHIKNCRNVGDQTYCVECNVEYKNKYRYRAHFKNTVRHATHEAMKFHCSECGRGFLDAASLQNHRDAVHERERKYLCDHCGKGFFTMLSRKKHERRAHGSRLVRKNKVCDVCGKTYEKRRTLLDHMNTHTGQRPYKCACGVGFSYESALRSHERNKHGAHAPLPPPI
- the LOC141444880 gene encoding uncharacterized protein isoform X3, translated to MVIKLAAFRTRVSKAQSAIADLLNGRPCQISSLSRFAIVTVTENPEDEAFEDVQALDPLYYQLVKDTVQIEYDGSGVEETKVDDDLMGEEEAMGDEEALDDEILADEAEDVETVVEEIICDDKNDVKNEMPVRIAVDHNYQTVSNVIVKPIQGSSKITHDKNRDKTFSNIAMVNLNYDERSNFFVIKNLVTNEISKISTNKTEGLPPLQPKPKVQDKSRSALKLRTCKRAQESTIEVENPFTVEVMSQEEMLIWKVRKANMEFFTGCSPLTRCENCVEPFDTQRTYTAHMKGHTQDYGEKTCLICQLRFHDDEALEAHKEKHYKLLKCNYCEFEWDSTNGMRRHCAASHGVPVASLLCDQCDREFQDPYKLMRHRMCHLARKCPECGILLRSFVKKHMMRMHKNLPLLECDSCGLQCKGNSGLQDHIKNCRNVGDQTYCVECNVEYKNKYRYRAHFKNTVRHATHEAMKFHCSECGRGFLDAASLQNHRDAVHERERKYLCDHCGKGFFTMLSRKKHERRAHGSRLVRKNKVCDVCGKTYELSPGNVKMCDCY